One window from the genome of Trueperaceae bacterium encodes:
- a CDS encoding peptide ABC transporter permease, with translation MPATDLSAEAASRKPPRFRWVRSLLRSPVGLLGFVLVAGAVILAVGAPLLAPHDPTAFNFKGRLLPPSWLGGEPGYFLGTDQLGRDLLSRLIFGTRISLAVGVIGVGISLLMGVTLGLISGYIGGLVDSFISRVIDTFMAIPFILLALAVVGVVGTSGGNSILILVVVLGLANWVVFARVVRGEVLSVKNLEYVEAANALGQVSFRVIYKHVLPNVTASIIVLATLQIATVIIAESSLSFLGLGVQPPTVTWGIMLADGRDHLATSWWLSTFPGIAITLTTLGMILLGDWLRDVLDPRMKT, from the coding sequence ATGCCCGCTACTGACCTTTCTGCTGAGGCAGCGTCTCGCAAGCCCCCACGATTTAGGTGGGTAAGAAGTCTATTGCGCAGTCCTGTGGGACTGCTTGGGTTTGTTTTAGTAGCAGGCGCTGTGATTCTAGCGGTCGGAGCCCCCCTGCTTGCACCCCATGATCCGACAGCCTTCAATTTTAAAGGGCGTTTGTTGCCCCCAAGTTGGCTTGGGGGTGAACCCGGATATTTTCTCGGCACTGATCAGCTCGGCCGGGATCTTCTTAGCCGGTTGATTTTCGGTACGCGTATCTCGTTAGCGGTAGGTGTGATAGGCGTTGGTATTTCGCTATTAATGGGCGTGACTTTAGGCTTAATTAGTGGCTACATTGGTGGTTTAGTTGATAGTTTCATTTCCCGAGTTATTGATACTTTTATGGCCATCCCGTTCATCTTACTGGCCCTCGCTGTCGTCGGGGTGGTAGGAACAAGTGGCGGTAATAGCATATTAATTCTCGTGGTCGTACTTGGTCTTGCAAATTGGGTTGTCTTTGCCCGCGTAGTGCGAGGAGAAGTGCTTTCTGTCAAGAATCTCGAATATGTCGAGGCGGCAAATGCACTGGGACAGGTCTCTTTTCGCGTGATATATAAGCACGTCCTGCCGAACGTTACGGCTTCGATCATTGTCCTTGCAACTCTGCAAATCGCCACCGTGATTATTGCTGAATCGTCATTGAGCTTCCTCGGTCTTGGTGTCCAACCCCCGACCGTAACCTGGGGAATAATGCTCGCTGATGGTCGTGATCACCTTGCAACCTCCTGGTGGTTATCTACTTTTCCTGGTATCGCCATCACCCTGACTACTCTAGGTATGATTCTATTGGGCGACTGGCTACGCGATGTACTTGATCCACGCATGAAAACCTGA